The genomic window ACATAACGGCAGATAAGGTCAGCATCACCTTAAACTCCACGGGCATGTTTCCCACCACAGATTatgcctagtcctggactaaaaactATTCTCAATGGACAACTTCCAATGAAAGTGCATTTaaatccaggactaggcttaatgtGTTTGGGAAACCGGCCCAGGTCGGTATAGCTCCGAATTAGTCTTTAATCCCAGTGCAgtgaactgactgactgaccaggaTGCAGCGGCTTGTCCCTCCAGGCAGGCAGGTACGGACCAGACGGGAAAGGAAGTGGGCAGAGGAAGGGCTGTTGTGTCTGCTAACCCGTGAGGGCAGGGCTGCCACAGCTGCATGGCTCAAGTACAGAGGGCAGCTGtcagtagggttagggttcagaGCAGTGAGAGCTGCCTGCCAGACctggataaaaaaattaaaaagtttTCACTTTGTTAGCAAATTATTGTCACTGTCAGTGCTATATTATGATGATCACATAAGCGCTGGCACCGATTCTGAATGGCACTGAATACAGTAAGACTTGTGAAAGCATATGACATAAGTTGTCTGACAATGTGGTAAattgttaaacaatttaaacaaaATTGTTAAACAATTTACCTGCAAGTTGCACACACTCTGCTGTCAAACAGTGATAAGATCTTAGCAAAGCAGAAGACCAAATAGTGAtcaaaggctgcgtttacacaggcagccaaattCGAATCTTTTTCCCCAATTAATGGCaaaagatctgattggtcaaaagactaatagtggcaaaagatcagaattggtctgACTCCACATGCAGCTGGCTGAACCAAACATCAAGTAGTCACGAGGAGTAATAGCTAGGTTAGTCGGGCACATGCAACTTGAAACATGATAATTTAACTAGCTAATCCAGTAAAACTGACTTTCCTACAGGCTGGCTTCTTCAAGTAAAATGGGGGGGGGCGTAAATTAGAATGTCTTGAAATTAAGAATAAAGGCCAATAAAATATTGTCAGGGATCAAGTAGCGAGTCAATGTGGTTGGAGAATGGAGATGGCATGTTAAAAGCTAAGCTAGCATGACTTGATTTATGATAGCTAATTTAGCTAGCAAGCATTTAGCTAACTTTGTTAGCATTGTCAGATTCAATCCAAGGAACTATGCAAGGCCCATTGAACTATTTCACAGAATACCAAGAGTAAAATTAAGCATTTTTTAATATTGTAATTACTAGTTAGCTAACTGGAACATTTTTATTGACACTATCTGGCTTGCAAAGTCAGCGCCAGTTGACAAGTGAGTGCTTGCCAGGGAGCTCTAGCACGAGCAGCCCTGACTTTTTATTAACTCACCTTTTCGCTGACAGCTGGCTGCAATTTCCCCTTCACCTGGGTCCAGTTTGTTTGCGCCAAGTTATTCAGTTGGCCGACAATGAGGACCGGGCGATTTTGGGGCTCCGAATCTCCAGCAGAAGCCTTGAACTCGAGCACCACGTTCGCCATCTTTGGACAAACGGATGGATAGATGCCCTTTGCACTTTATCGCACATCCTGATTTTCATAGAGCTGTGTCACTGCTGAGGTTGAATGGGACGTCAGCACTAGCACAGATCTTGAATAGGATGGGATTTTTCTGTACAGTAGTTGTACATAGTGtgagaaatatatttttaaaccagTAAGTTTTGTTCATTTTCCCTGTAAAATCAAAGTGGAAAAAACTCAATGGAAAGACTATCCAATCCTACTTATGCATAATGTTTTCTTGGTAAGCAGCTATATCTCACACTGCCGATACGAACCAATGCAATGCACGTGTATTATTATTTCTTTCGCTAATATCCACAAtcgtaaaacaaaactaaaaacaTAAGAATAACATGAGCCATAATATACCATTGGGACGaaggtgtccccccccccccacagaaaaCATCCAGACATGAACAATTATGATTTATAATTGAAGTGtgtataaatattatatatatatataactgaaCTTGGGCAATGTTTTGGAAATGGCAAATTCTGTCCATGACTCCAtcccaaattgtaccctattccctggCTATTGCTCCTGGTCAAAGTACACTatttagtgaatagggtgccatttgggacttcaCATATATTCAGCTTCATCATCAGTAATAAAGGAAGACTTGAGCACACTTTGAATTCTATTCAGAATTTAACATGAAATGGGTCACATATCTTTCCAAAAAACAGGACCATTCTTCATAAGAAACTGTAGTGTTGATTTTGTAGCGGAATCGGCAAAGTCATTTCTGAATGCAAAAGCTTGCAACACAGGCTGCCAGACAATTTAGGCTATTCAATACATCTTTGCCATATTAGACAAAATCATTTGACCTTTTATAGAATTTAAATTCAAAATAAATAatttcataatatacaggagacaGTAGTTTGACAGACATGAAACCAATCATCAGTCTTTCGATATGTGCAAACTGTGAGAGGTATAAAAGACTAAATAAACTCAACTGATGTATCAGTTAGTGATACCGAACACGAGAAAGGGAGTGTAAAACAAGAGAAAGCAGTCATGTGATCTAAATGTGCACCATCATGAAAGACACTGCTGTTGGTACAGAGACATTCATTTAGGATGGTCTGAATCCAAAAGGAACTATTGGTATTTTATCTACAGTCACTGAGAGACACAAAAACCATTGTAATTTCTCCCTCTTTGAAAAAAGAAACATGAAAAAGCAGAAAATGAAACAAATGCTCAACGAATGAAGTGTATGCAATGACCAGGGTCCGTAAAAGCAACACCACGAGACAAATGTTCCTCGTTCATAGACATTCAGTATTCATCTGTGCGGTAGCTGAATTGTCAGAAATCTTCTCTTGGAATAACATACATGGAAGAGCAGCGCTTACACTAAAACTGGACAGACGATGCTAACTCTCACAAGAAAACCACTTATTTTCTCCAAAAACAGGCAAATTATATAGCCATGACAATTAATCAGTAGTCTACCACAAGGGAATTGAAGAAGTGTTTTTTCTGTGTTTCTTTGTATCAGTACCATGACACATGGATATGGTCATATTCAAGAGGGTATTGGAGCGGACAGTGGGTGTGTGCAGGCATGTTCCAAAGTGAAATAGGAACTCTCCCTGGCTGTCCTCTCTTAGGAATCATGCATTCAACATCTCCATGAGTCGTACAGCGCAAGAGTGATTCTTCAGATGTTGATTGGAAAGTTGGACAGGTATTCAGCATCATTTGAAGTACAGATATGACCCTCATACAAGCACACACAACATACCAAAAGCAAAGGAATGCATCACTAGAACTTAGTCCCAAATAGAATAAGTATTAAAACGACAACTATAACAGTAAGGATTAAAATGACCAGCATCTTTCGGTTTTTCTTCTGATACTGTTCAGCCTGCAAGAAAACAGAGAAAACGTTATAAGTTTGCAGGCAAGATAACATCTTTCCCTTTTTCATGGACATAATCATCAATTGGGCTTCGTTTGAACCATTGTGCAACACACATCTGAAACATCAACAATCTTTAACattgtgtcctcaccttttgTAACTGTTTCAACCCCTCTTCTGTTTTGACACACGATTGCTCCACATTGAAGTCAATTCTGTCAAGTACTGTGCCCTGATATTGGATAAAGAAAGAAACAAATCAGTTGGGAAAACATACAAAGCCATATCCATGGGCCATACTGACACAGTTTGTTATTGATGTTAATCATTACAAGGTACAAACATGATGGTGTCACGTTTCCAAACACTGAATAGGGTTTCCCTCACAGACCTGTTCCACCACCATTCCAGCCAGGTCTCGGAAAATCTCATTCAGGTCagagatggactggactatctGTCTGACCTCTGTCTCACGTTCCTCCACCATCACAGTGTTCTGCTCTACCAGGACCAGCTGGTCACCTGTAAACCCCTGGGAGAGATCAGAAATATGGGCTCACTGAATAGAACtttgtctacatcccaaatggcaccctattcccttctgCGGGGGAAAAAATAGTTTTGTTACAGTCTAAATGCTATGAAAATACTTCAGTCGAATAGTGCTATTCACAGGTAATTTTCACTGCGGTCCAGTAACCTCTTCATACACCACACAAAGGAGTGATTTGTTATTGGCTCCTTATCAACCAGGCTGAATTCTTGTTCTGTCTGTTTAGGCTCTAAAGATCTTATCACTCCCCTACCTTAGACATATAGGCTGTAGAGCTCAATACCACTTATCTCTTTTGTTAGCtttgtgacacacacactcatttcaATGGGTTCAAACTAGCGTATGAAAACATTTATCTAGTTGAAATAATAGTTTGATATTCATAATGTTCTCATTGCACCTTTCAAACTGATTGCACAATTGCATTGCTTCAGTAAACTGCTTGCCATTTTATTGCTCATCTCACAGAAAAAGAGGAAtcctttaaaaataaaatgttattttgcccatctcaAGAAATCAAACTGAAGTTAAGTAAACATTTCGGTGGATATCCACTTAAAACGTGGTATGAGATGAATCAGAGGAGTATTGTTAAAATCTAAGGGTGACTTCCTGTTACATCAAGATAAAGCACAACAAAGAATACAGGGTTTTCCCCCGACCAATTTTCATGAGGCTTCAACAAGACAACTTAGTGGAACACACATTCTTGTTCGGGAGTGAAcattatttataataagggttatgTGGAGAAATAAATCTGACCTTTACGAAATGAAAATGAATGGCCaacagcaaaatatttttttaccaaAACTCTCCCTGAAAAGGTAACGTGCCTAAATGACTCccgactcgtagcactcacgtctgtagccatgaagtgctttgaaaggctggtcatggctcacaacaccattatcccagaaaccctagacccactctaatttgcataccgcaccaacagatcatgcaatctctattgcactccacagtgccctttcacacctggacaaaaaaggtacacctacagttgaagtcagaagtttacatacagcttagccaaatacatttgaactcagtttttcaattcctgacatttcatctgagtaaaacttccctgtcttgggtcagttaggagcaccactttattttaagaatgtaaaatgtcagaataatagtagagagaatgatttatttcagcttttatttctttcatcgcattcccagtgggtcagaagattacatacactcaattagtatttggtagcattgcctttaaattgttttacttgggtcaaacgtttcaggtagccttccacaagcagttgggtgaattttggcccattcctcctgacagagctgatgcaactgagtcaggtttgtaggcctccttgcttgcacacgccttttcagttctgcccacaaattttctatgggattgagatcaaggctttgtgatggccactccaataccttgactttgttgtccttaagccattttgccacaactttcaaagtatgcttggggtcattgccaatttggaagacccatttgcaaccaagcttaacttcctgactgatgtcttgagatgttacttcaatatatccacatcattttccctcctcatgatgccatctattttgtgaagtgcaccagtccctcctgcagcaaagcacccgcacaacatgatgctgccacccccatgcttcacggttgggatggtgttcttcggcttgcaagcctccccccttttcctccaaacataacgatggtcattatggccaaacagtcatcagaccagaggacatttctctcaaaaagtacaatctttgtcctcatgtgcagttgcaaactgtagtctggctatttttatggcggttttgagcggactttcaggatatgtcgatataggacttgttttactgtggatatagatacttttgtacctgtttcctccagcatcttcacaaggtcctttgctgttgttctgggattgatttgcacttttcgcaccaaagtacgttcatctctcggagacagaacgcctctccttcctgagcagtaagATGgcggcgtggtcccatggtgtttatacttgcgtactattgtttgtacagatgaacgtggtaccttcaggcgtttggaaattgctccaaaggatgaaccagacttggagttctacaattgttttctgatgtcttggctgatttcttttgactgtcccatgatgtcaagcaaagaggcactgagtttgaaggtaggccttgaaatacatccacaggtacacatccaattgactcaaatgatgtcaattagcctatcagaagcttctaaagccatgacatacatttctggaattgtccaagttgtttataggcacagtcaacttagtgtatgtaaacttctgacccattggaattgtgatacagtgaattataagtgaaatctgtgtcaacaattgttggaaaaattacttgtgtcatgcacaaagtagatgtcctaaccgacttgccaaaactatagtttgttaacaagaaatttgtggagtggtttaaaaacgaggtttatgactccaacctaagtggatgtaaacttctgacttcaactgtatgtataagCAACAATGTCAAAATACACTGACAGTGTCAGTTCCAAGCTCACTCTGTCATATAGTGCTATGtcttcatcctcctccatcaGAGGACCGGAGTCAAAAAAGGGCTTTGATCTCTCCTCACGATTCTTCATGCCTGTAACAGAAAGCATCAACATTATGACAATAAAAAGAGACATATGATGAGGGTGGAGGTGAAACCTAAGACCAGAGAAATGTGCGCGCGCGCAAGTTCgtgccaggagagagagaagtgagggaTGGAAGATAGCTGAAGAGGTGTAGGAGTAAATACAGTAACGTGAAATACCAGCGTTCAGTTTGAGTGAGTGCTCGCTTACGTTTCAGGtaactggactgtgtgtgtctgaagTTGGTGGACTGCTCCTGCAGGCTCCCTGCCAACGAGGACACCACGTTTCTCAGAagcctctcctcctgctctgtgCAGTGGCCACAGCGAGACTGCAGACCTGTCACCGCACGCTGACACCGGTGgaacatctacacacacaggcaAAGGAGCGAGCACTCAATGTATCTTTCCCATATTAGAGAAAAACATTTGACCTTTGTACAATttaaaatcaaaataaataatgaatatgTACACTAGTGATGTGCAGGTTAACTCATCCCACAATCCCGTGGTTATATCCGTAGGGCGGGCGCGTTTAGGGTCATAAAGAGTCGGATTGAATAGAGAAAACAaattcttaaaaaatatatacatttatggatatctataggctacattgaggtttttctttcctTATTTTAAGCTATCTGGCATTAGTGTGTAAAAAGCTTTAGGGGCTAACTTTACTTGCGCCAAATACCCTACACGCCAACCACTAAATGCTTTTGTGAATGGGCAGAAGGTTAATGTCATCCACTGAGCCTAAAAGGACAATGTCAGAGAAATATGAGAAAAGCTgagaaatggagagttgaaaataaagagaaaggAGGGCCAGAAAaatatttggtgaagtggtaaaagaggacgACAGCAGTGCATAAGCTATAAAAACATGACAGTCACTTGacggggacttcaaataggcctatggcacgtcaatgcaactgtagcctactgttcagatggattaaatggaaactgaaatctggaaaCTGACTGTAGGTCAATAACCCCCTCACAGACTTAATATTAAATCCTGCAGAATTAAGAACTTCTTGCTGTAAAGTGATTcaccaaatgtacattttgactTGGGGACAGGAGTGGATAAATATTATTtgtttcagcatcttgagagaatgcgaatGAATGCCCAGTTAGGGACTGTCTGTagatgtaaaaaataaatgaaagctgacagtatttcaaccacataaaatatgcatccaggccaaactgaaatcttatcagaaacttGTCGTTTTCACAGCATTCCATTTCCT from Salmo trutta chromosome 16, fSalTru1.1, whole genome shotgun sequence includes these protein-coding regions:
- the LOC115150444 gene encoding syntaxin-16 isoform X2 — encoded protein: MATRRLTDAFLLMRNNAIQNRHILAEQVSTYGSRRTLSTRSNAAELDELADDRMALVSGIRLDPEAAIGVTKRLPPKWVDGVDEIQYEITRVRQKMKELAALHDKHMNRPTLDDSSEEEHAIEITTQEITQMFHRCQRAVTGLQSRCGHCTEQEERLLRNVVSSLAGSLQEQSTNFRHTQSSYLKRMKNREERSKPFFDSGPLMEEDEDIALYDRGFTGDQLVLVEQNTVMVEERETEVRQIVQSISDLNEIFRDLAGMVVEQGTVLDRIDFNVEQSCVKTEEGLKQLQKAEQYQKKNRKMLVILILTVIVVVLILILFGTKF
- the LOC115150444 gene encoding syntaxin-16 isoform X4; translation: MATRRLTDAFLLMRNNAIQNRHILAEQELDELADDRMALVSGIRLDPEAAIGVTKRLPPKWVDGVDEIQYEITRVRQKMKELAALHDKHMNRPTLDDSSEEEHAIEITTQEITQMFHRCQRAVTGLQSRCGHCTEQEERLLRNVVSSLAGSLQEQSTNFRHTQSSYLKRMKNREERSKPFFDSGPLMEEDEDIALYDRGFTGDQLVLVEQNTVMVEERETEVRQIVQSISDLNEIFRDLAGMVVEQGTVLDRIDFNVEQSCVKTEEGLKQLQKAEQYQKKNRKMLVILILTVIVVVLILILFGTKF
- the LOC115150444 gene encoding syntaxin-16 isoform X5 gives rise to the protein MALVSGIRLDPEAAIGVTKRLPPKWVDGVDEIQYEITRVRQKMKELAALHDKHMNRPTLDDSSEEEHAIEITTQEITQMFHRCQRAVTGLQSRCGHCTEQEERLLRNVVSSLAGSLQEQSTNFRHTQSSYLKRMKNREERSKPFFDSGPLMEEDEDIALYDRGFTGDQLVLVEQNTVMVEERETEVRQIVQSISDLNEIFRDLAGMVVEQGTVLDRIDFNVEQSCVKTEEGLKQLQKAEQYQKKNRKMLVILILTVIVVVLILILFGTKF
- the LOC115150444 gene encoding syntaxin-16 isoform X3 codes for the protein MATRRLTDAFLLMRNNAIQNRHILAEQVSTYGSRRTLSTRSNAALADDRMALVSGIRLDPEAAIGVTKRLPPKWVDGVDEIQYEITRVRQKMKELAALHDKHMNRPTLDDSSEEEHAIEITTQEITQMFHRCQRAVTGLQSRCGHCTEQEERLLRNVVSSLAGSLQEQSTNFRHTQSSYLKRMKNREERSKPFFDSGPLMEEDEDIALYDRGFTGDQLVLVEQNTVMVEERETEVRQIVQSISDLNEIFRDLAGMVVEQGTVLDRIDFNVEQSCVKTEEGLKQLQKAEQYQKKNRKMLVILILTVIVVVLILILFGTKF
- the LOC115150444 gene encoding syntaxin-16 isoform X1, with the protein product MATRRLTDAFLLMRNNAIQNRHILAEQVSTYGSRRTLSTRSNAADAGPFTNAVYLADDRMALVSGIRLDPEAAIGVTKRLPPKWVDGVDEIQYEITRVRQKMKELAALHDKHMNRPTLDDSSEEEHAIEITTQEITQMFHRCQRAVTGLQSRCGHCTEQEERLLRNVVSSLAGSLQEQSTNFRHTQSSYLKRMKNREERSKPFFDSGPLMEEDEDIALYDRGFTGDQLVLVEQNTVMVEERETEVRQIVQSISDLNEIFRDLAGMVVEQGTVLDRIDFNVEQSCVKTEEGLKQLQKAEQYQKKNRKMLVILILTVIVVVLILILFGTKF
- the LOC115150444 gene encoding syntaxin-16 isoform X6, with product MATRRLTDAFLLMRNNAIQNRHILAEQVSTYGSRRTLSTRSNAADAGPFTNAVYELDELADDRMALVSGIRLDPEAAIGVTKRLPPKWVDGVDEIQYEITRVRQKMKELAALHDKHMNRPTLDDSSEEEHAIEITTQEITQMFHRCQRAVTGLQSRCGHCTEQEERLLRNVVSSLAGSLQEQSTNFRHTQSSYLKRMKNREERSKPFFDSGPLMEEDEDIALYDRGFTGDQLVLVEQNTVMVEERETEVRQIVQSISDLNEIFRDLAGMVVEQGTVLDRIDFNVEQSCVKTEEGLKQLQKAEQYQKKNRKMLVILILTVIVVVLILILFGTKF